In Raphanus sativus cultivar WK10039 unplaced genomic scaffold, ASM80110v3 Scaffold1288, whole genome shotgun sequence, the genomic window taatctgaGGACATGAACATGATATATTCTTTTTCAAAGCATCAAAATTTCGAATTGCTAAATGTTTATAAGTTTATAGGGGACGAAAAAGGAAAAATGATGTAATTCCTAATTTGTTTTTGGATATGTGAAACAGCTGGTTGTATCGTTAACGCAAGAGGCCTTGTTAAGAGAGGCAAGACCTCCTAATCCCTCCGTGACGTCGAAGCTCTGATTTGGCTCACTGTTAGTTTTTAAGATGTGgcgaataaagaaagaaaattactGGAGACATAAGAAACCCATTTGGTAATAATAAGATTGATGTTACTTGTGTATTGTTATCAGACAAAACCTATTTCTTTGGGTAATGACTAGTAATGATCCGGTCTTTATGTCTTATGATGAcgaaatgtattcatattatactataaattTACTATTGCATACAAGAAAATGACCTTTTGGTCGTTTCGCAGTGGTAGTCGCACGCGGGCCGAACAGCCCAGCATTGATTGAAAGTAGACTAGGGGCCCTAAATCtttgttttttatgtaataagaAAATTTGGATCTGTCATGTACGGTCCGGTCCACTTTTAGTTTTGAGTTGATATGCTATGAACCTTTtgcaaaaagacaaaaaaaaaaaaagaagaaattacGGGAGAAGTGGGTACCACAGATCCACCGACCGGAAACGAAGAATCCATAGAGATAGACCCCATCAGGGTTCGGTCGTATCGGACCGGTTGGATTTTGGAGTTTAGGGGAAAGTGAGTGGACCCCCTTTCTCTACACGAAAAACGTAAGCAGTGACAACATCAACTCATCGCCACGTCAGCAACAGACTTCTCCTCTCGAAACGTGTCCCGGCAGCGTCATCCACCCACGTGTGTTCTAGAAGCTCTTCTACTCCGCCTACAACAAGTACCATAATCCGACACGTGTCCTTCCCCCTCTCCTTATATATTCGACTGTTCTCTCCTTCGTTCCAAGTTTCAAAACGGCAAGTTTCAGAggcttttcctttttttttacagatCCGAAAATGTCAGAAATGCAGTTGCCACCAGGATTCCGATTTCACCCAACAGATGAAGAGCTAGTGATGCACTATCTCTGCCGCAAATGCGCCTCTCAGTCCATCGCCGTCCCCATCATCGCTGAGATCGATCTCTACAAATATGATCCTTGGGAGCTTCCCGgtttgtaatttctttttttttttcgattctCAGCTAAATAATCTCTTGTGGTGGTCTTTTCTTTGGAATCTAaatctgagatttttttttttccgatttCAGGTTTAGCCTTGTATGGTGAAAAGGAATGGTATTTCTTCTCTCCAAGAGACAGAAAATATCCAAATGGATCTCGGCCAAACCGGTCAGCTGGTTCGGGTTACTGGAAAGCAACTGGAGCTGATAAACCGATCGGACTTCCTAAACCGGTTGGGATTAAGAAGGCTCTTGTTTTCTACGCCGGTAAAGCTCCCAGGGGTGAGAAAACCAATTGGATCATGCATGAGTACCGTCTTGCCGATGTTGACCGATCCGCTGCTCGCAAGAAGAAGAACAGTCTCAGGGTATTGAATTCCATCTaaatttttccattttttcttttatttatttattattttttaattaatcggACCGGATGTTAATTATTACAGCTGGATGATTGGGTTCTTTGTCGGATTTACAACAAAAAGGGAGCTATCGAGAAGCGAGGACCACAACCACCGCCAACTCCGGTTGGTTACGGAGGTATCTCCGACGAGGTCGTGGAGGAGAAGCCGAGGCTGTCGGAGATGGGTATGCCTCCGCCGCTGGTGATGGCGAATGACTTCGTGTATTTTGACACGTCGGACTCGGTGCCAAAGCTGCACACGACTGAGTCGAGTTGCTCGGAGCAGGTGGTGTCGCCGGAGTTCACGAGCGAGGTTCAGAGCGAGCCCAAGTGGAAGGATTGGTCGGGCGACAAAAGTAGCCTTGACTATGGGTTTAATTACATAGATGCCACTGTGGATAACGCgtttggaggaggaggagggagcaATCAGCTGTTTCCGCTACAGGATATGTTCATGTACAACATGCCCAAGCCTTTTTAGCTGAACGCAAACGCAAACGCTTGTTTTTTTCGCCTCTATATGGGTATCACGAGATCGGTTATGGTACGGTCAATGAGTGTGCCGATTCGGCGGAGCCGCCATTAGATATTTTATTGTTACGATGTTCAgtgttacttttattttctaaGCCGTCAGATTTACGGGAAATCTCTGATCGGACGGCGGTCGATGTGTCGTTGTACTAGTGTTGTTTGGTAGAAAAATCCAcgtgtcttttctttttgggcTTTAGTGGGCGTAAAAGTCAAAAAGCTAAGAATATTTGTTATTATCTGTGTCGTAATAATCATATTTCTTCTATCCGTCCCCTTGTTTGTGATTAGTTGTTTTTGACCGGGTGAAGGAGGTTttgtatggtggtggtggtggtggtggtaatCTTACAAAGAGAAAAATTGAACATAAATAATGATATAAACCCAAGCTTTAAAGTCAGATTCTGTTCAGTTTGTTCTTATGTGTGTCCACGAATCGGGGCAAAAGGGAACTAATCCACATATGACATGTTATTATGAACATTATATCTTATAGTCGTTAAAGAGGTAGAGTGGAGAGAGCAAGAGTAAATTCTGAAAACGAGAcaaagaaaagaacaaaagaCTGATGAAAGTTGGTGTTTTTGATGTTCAGCAAACATCTTTGCTTCAGATAGTATGTCGCTTGTTACTTGTGCTTTGATGAAGGAAAGAAGAAGTCTTTGACAGAAACTTGAGCTGATACTATTCTCTGTTTGATCTGCAAATGTTTTGTCATATGGGGTGTAAGACTCACTCCATTCCAATCATATGCATAACTGTCAACAAGACTCGGTAGTAGATGGATATAGCAAAATAATGACACCAACAGATGCACAACACTAGTCAAAGACTCTTGAGAATTCTGGGGTCTTCTTTTGTGTAAATATCCAATTTTGACTTCTCCCAGAGAGAGTGAGATCTAAACCCAATTTCAACCGTACTAAGCAGCAAAACTATCAAGAGATCTCATAAACCTAGTGATTGCAACCCTAATCGAGAGGAAAGTCAAGCGAATTTGTTCATCTAACAATATACGATGAGGATAGAATCAAAGAGAAGACAGAAAACTAACAGGATCAAGAGCGTTAGGCTCGGGGCCGTAATCAGCGGTGAGGAGTAAGTAAGACGCAACAGCAGTGGCCACCATAGTCGTTCTTCTCACCACCTTGTCCACTTGGGGATTCATCTCGATTCcaactagaagaagaagaagaagaaaatgtgaTGAATGTCTCCATAAGacgcaaacaaaaaaaaagataactcaTTTTTATTCTCTTGATTACTTACCAGGCCGTAATAGGTTAACATGGACCCCAACTAGGCCCAACTATATCAGCAGATCATCACTTGTTAATTAATGTTGTTTGTTTAATCCAAACCTCTCTTATCTACCAACTGAAACGCCTTCTACTCTTACCATGTAGAggggtttatggtttatttaGTACAAATGTTCTAACATTCTCTTATGCGTTCAGTTCTGCCTGGAAGAATAGTATTCAGGTCAGTGTGTGGACGGTGAAATCTTCCTGGCTTCAAGTTCCGATCCTTCCAGAAGTGCCATCTTGGATTCCTTCTCCATTCCCAGGGCATCAAGCGCAGCAGACTGGAGATACAATGCAACGTACCACACTGGAGATATGCCTTGTGCTTTCATTGCATCTTCTAAAGCTTCTTTCCCCATGCCGCTCATCACGTAACTTAGACTCCGTCTCACAAAGACTGTTGCAGAGATCATTCCCAAGTCAAGAAACTGAGCACATTTATAGACATGGGAGGGACACCGTCAACTAAAGATGAAGTTCCTGTTATGGATACAAAATGCCAACGAAAGAAAGACAGACCTGAGTGTAAAACTCAATGGCTTCTTTTAAGTCTTTCTGTCTAAATGCAATATCGCCTTTCTTCTTCGACTCTACAGCTTCTTGCATCTCGTCCGTCCACAGAAACGATACCTGCATTTCAACATGTCATGTCAAACAATAAAATAAGCCTTCATCGTATAAGGGTGGGTTCTTCTAAAGTGATTTAACAGTTTGATACAACAGTGTCAGACTTACCGATTCATCATCTTTGTAACCAATTTTATCCAACATCTCGAGCATAGCGTTCAGGTCCTTTCTCAAACAAGCCTCCCCAAAAGGAGATAAAGCTGACACAAAAGTACCACGACCCATTAGGACATGAGACGGAACCTCTGCATCTTTATCTTTCTGGAGAGTTGTCAGTGCATCTATCAAATATTTTAGGTTTGGTCGCTCTCGAGCTTCATACTGAAGACAGCGAGATGCCAGGCGTACTAACTCAGCGCCATCGCTGTCGGAAAATTGTCCCTTCAAACAAGAATCGGCTAGCGTCTGAAGTTTTCTGTCTCGAATCAAATCAAGGGCCTACCCACACAAACAAGGACAGAGGACTGagatacaaaaacaaaatagtaaagagacttcaaaaaaaattgagagtACTAGTACACACTTACATGGCTAGGAGGAATATGCTTTCCAGTGAAAATATCAAGCAAAAGGATACCAAAGCTGTAAATCACACTCTCTGCAGTGGTTCTCCCtataacaacaacaaacacTTAAAATTCTCAATACAATTATATCAATAACTGAAAAAACATGACCCTACGAAGAGGAGGGAAATTCAATTTCACCAGTTCGTATATACTCGGGAGGGGCAAAAGCAAGATTTGTGCTGTAACTGTTCCCATCCATGCTATTCTTCATCAAGCCGAATGTTGAAAGTCTTGGATTGCATTCCTTAAATGGCCACAGCAGAGccagtgaaaaaaaaaaaacagaaatggTTTCCTCTGGGAAAAGAGCTTCTTAGTGTAATGGAATTACCTCGTCAAATAAAACTCTGTAAGCATTGAGGTCATGATACAGAGTGCGTCCTCTGTTACAACAATAATCAAGAGCTTCTGTAAGGTGTAAAACAACCCGTAGTCGCATCTCCCATCCCATCGGTTGTGTTTCCCCTGTTTCAGAAAAATGTGCTAAGCAAGTGGTCGAGCATCAATCCAATATATATTCTTTGATCAAAGGCTGGCCTGTTTTTACAGTGGAAAAGGTGTTTGGCTAGTGTCCCATTAGGCATAAACTCAGACACGAGTAATCTCTCGCCGCCTTCACAGCAGCAACCGAATAAAGTGGCCATTCTATTGCTGCGTAGATGACCAATCGATCTTGCTTCTTCCTGGAAACAGACACATACAGAGTTGGAAGAGACAAACGATTAACATGAAAGATGGAGGAGGAAAACATACAAGGAA contains:
- the LOC130503997 gene encoding NAC domain-containing protein 2-like, whose protein sequence is MTSNDPKLFYSAYNKYHNPTRVLPPLLIYSTVLSFVPSFKTASFRGFSFFFTDPKMSEMQLPPGFRFHPTDEELVMHYLCRKCASQSIAVPIIAEIDLYKYDPWELPGLALYGEKEWYFFSPRDRKYPNGSRPNRSAGSGYWKATGADKPIGLPKPVGIKKALVFYAGKAPRGEKTNWIMHEYRLADVDRSAARKKKNSLRLDDWVLCRIYNKKGAIEKRGPQPPPTPVGYGGISDEVVEEKPRLSEMGMPPPLVMANDFVYFDTSDSVPKLHTTESSCSEQVVSPEFTSEVQSEPKWKDWSGDKSSLDYGFNYIDATVDNAFGGGGGSNQLFPLQDMFMYNMPKPF
- the LOC130494276 gene encoding serine/threonine-protein kinase BSK4-like isoform X1 — protein: MGGRGSKIGTCCWESSHKTTLPEAPHVENEENCEETDLLSFREYTLEQLKIATSGFALENVVSGDGEMPPNVVYKGKLENHQKIAIKRFSRFAWPDPRQFLEEARSIGHLRSNRMATLFGCCCEGGERLLVSEFMPNGTLAKHLFHWETQPMGWEMRLRVVLHLTEALDYCCNRGRTLYHDLNAYRVLFDEECNPRLSTFGLMKNSMDGNSYSTNLAFAPPEYIRTGRTTAESVIYSFGILLLDIFTGKHIPPSHALDLIRDRKLQTLADSCLKGQFSDSDGAELVRLASRCLQYEARERPNLKYLIDALTTLQKDKDAEVPSHVLMGRGTFVSALSPFGEACLRKDLNAMLEMLDKIGYKDDESVSFLWTDEMQEAVESKKKGDIAFRQKDLKEAIEFYTQFLDLGMISATVFVRRSLSYVMSGMGKEALEDAMKAQGISPVWYVALYLQSAALDALGMEKESKMALLEGSELEARKISPSTH
- the LOC130494276 gene encoding serine/threonine-protein kinase BSK4-like isoform X2, with product MPPNVVYKGKLENHQKIAIKRFSRFAWPDPRQFLEEARSIGHLRSNRMATLFGCCCEGGERLLVSEFMPNGTLAKHLFHWETQPMGWEMRLRVVLHLTEALDYCCNRGRTLYHDLNAYRVLFDEECNPRLSTFGLMKNSMDGNSYSTNLAFAPPEYIRTGRTTAESVIYSFGILLLDIFTGKHIPPSHALDLIRDRKLQTLADSCLKGQFSDSDGAELVRLASRCLQYEARERPNLKYLIDALTTLQKDKDAEVPSHVLMGRGTFVSALSPFGEACLRKDLNAMLEMLDKIGYKDDESVSFLWTDEMQEAVESKKKGDIAFRQKDLKEAIEFYTQFLDLGMISATVFVRRSLSYVMSGMGKEALEDAMKAQGISPVWYVALYLQSAALDALGMEKESKMALLEGSELEARKISPSTH
- the LOC130494276 gene encoding serine/threonine-protein kinase BSK4-like isoform X3, encoding MGGRGSKIGTCCWESSHKTTLPEAPHVENEENCEETDLLSFREYTLEQLKIATSGFALENVVSGDGEMPPNVVYKGKLENHQKIAIKRFSRFAWPDPRQFLEEARSIGHLRSNRMATLFGCCCEGGERLLVSEFMPNGTLAKHLFHWETQPMGWEMRLRVVLHLTEALDYCCNRGRTLYHDLNAYRVLFDEECNPRLSTFGLMKNSMDGNSYSTNLAFAPPEYIRTGRTTAESVIYSFGILLLDIFTGKHIPPSHALDLIRDRKLQTLADSCLKGQFSDSDGAELVRLASRCLQYEARERPNLKYLIDALTTLQKDKDAEVPSHVLMGRGTFVSALSPFGEACLRKDLNAMLEMLDKIGYKDDESVSFLWTDEMQEAVESKKKGDIAFRQKDLKEAIEFYTQSL